A stretch of the Candidatus Neomarinimicrobiota bacterium genome encodes the following:
- the msrA gene encoding peptide-methionine (S)-S-oxide reductase MsrA produces MNSENSLEKATFGAGCFWGVEAAFLEIENIANVSSGYSGGNTENPTYEEVCSGETGHAEVVEVEYDPEKVSYEELLDVFWKCHDPTTLNRQGPDVGEQYRSAIFFHTPEQEEEANSSMRRAADNGLFNNPIVTKITPAKQFYSAEEYHQRYYEKHGIDYCPV; encoded by the coding sequence ATAAACTCTGAGAATAGTTTAGAAAAAGCAACGTTTGGGGCAGGCTGCTTTTGGGGAGTGGAAGCAGCCTTCCTCGAAATAGAAAACATCGCCAACGTCAGTTCCGGTTACAGCGGAGGGAATACGGAAAATCCCACGTACGAAGAGGTATGCTCCGGTGAGACCGGACATGCTGAAGTCGTCGAGGTCGAATACGATCCCGAAAAGGTCTCTTACGAAGAACTGCTTGACGTCTTTTGGAAATGTCATGACCCGACTACTCTCAACCGGCAGGGACCCGACGTCGGCGAGCAATACCGCTCGGCGATATTTTTCCACACTCCCGAACAGGAAGAGGAAGCAAATTCTTCGATGCGGCGGGCTGCGGATAACGGATTATTTAATAATCCAATAGTAACTAAGATAACTCCGGCAAAACAATTCTACAGCGCTGAGGAATATCATCAGCGCTATTACGAGAAGCACGGAATCGATTACTGCCCGGTCTGA
- the grxD gene encoding Grx4 family monothiol glutaredoxin: MSDDMLEKIKSDIENNKVMLFMKGTPEMPQCGFSFKAAEVLKSLNVKFNSMDILPDPNIREVLSAYSDWPTIPQLFVDGKIVGGSDIMMDMYESGELQELLGSVGAYDDEKEES, from the coding sequence ATGTCAGATGATATGCTTGAGAAAATCAAATCCGACATAGAAAATAATAAAGTTATGCTGTTCATGAAAGGAACACCCGAAATGCCGCAGTGCGGATTCTCGTTCAAGGCTGCGGAGGTTCTTAAATCATTGAATGTCAAATTCAACAGCATGGATATACTGCCGGATCCGAATATTCGTGAGGTGCTTTCAGCCTATTCCGACTGGCCCACAATTCCGCAACTTTTTGTGGATGGAAAGATCGTCGGCGGTTCGGATATCATGATGGATATGTATGAGAGCGGAGAGCTTCAGGAATTGCTTGGAAGCGTCGGGGCTTACGATGATGAAAAGGAAGAGTCATAA
- a CDS encoding BolA family transcriptional regulator, which yields MQETEIQKLIEDKLPDSQVAVVDTRGSGDHFEIMVVSNDFEDVPLIDRHRMIHSALGENLGGEIHAVEIKAYTPEQWKSLS from the coding sequence ATGCAGGAAACAGAAATACAGAAGCTCATAGAAGATAAACTTCCCGATTCTCAGGTAGCGGTCGTAGACACAAGAGGGAGCGGAGACCATTTCGAAATTATGGTCGTCTCAAATGATTTCGAGGACGTTCCTCTCATCGACCGGCACCGGATGATTCACAGTGCGTTAGGAGAAAATCTCGGCGGTGAGATACACGCCGTGGAGATTAAGGCGTATACTCCGGAACAGTGGAAAAGTCTTTCTTAG